The following proteins are co-located in the Alcaligenes faecalis genome:
- the purM gene encoding phosphoribosylformylglycinamidine cyclo-ligase codes for MKNTTSVSLTYRDAGVDIDAGDALVDRIKPLAAKTMRAGVMAGIGGFGALFEVPTHLKEPVLVSGTDGVGTKLRLAFDWQRHDTVGIDLVAMSVNDILVQGAEPLYFLDYFACGKLSVDTAAQVVGGIAKGCELSACALIGGETAEMPGMYPEGEYDLAGFAVGAVEKSRIIDGKSIVPGDVVLGLASSGAHSNGYSLIRKILKHANAKPTDELDGRPLADVVMEPTRIYVKSVLAALAAHGADIKGLAHITGGGLLENVPRILQKHLTARLKRDSWTMPALFQWLQSNGNVADEEMYRVFNCGIGMIIIVPADKAEAISATLSEQGETVYQLGEILERQEGQAQTEVV; via the coding sequence ATGAAAAACACTACTTCTGTTTCCTTGACCTACCGCGATGCAGGCGTGGATATCGACGCGGGCGATGCCCTGGTCGATCGTATTAAACCACTGGCTGCCAAAACCATGCGTGCAGGCGTCATGGCTGGAATCGGAGGCTTTGGCGCTTTGTTTGAAGTGCCTACCCACCTTAAAGAGCCCGTTCTGGTGTCCGGCACCGACGGTGTTGGTACCAAACTACGCCTGGCATTTGATTGGCAGCGCCACGACACTGTGGGTATAGACCTGGTGGCCATGAGTGTCAACGACATTCTAGTCCAGGGCGCAGAACCCTTGTACTTTCTGGATTACTTTGCCTGCGGCAAGCTGTCGGTCGACACGGCTGCTCAAGTAGTTGGCGGCATTGCCAAGGGTTGTGAACTGTCCGCTTGTGCCCTGATCGGTGGCGAAACGGCAGAGATGCCCGGCATGTACCCCGAAGGCGAATACGACCTGGCCGGTTTTGCAGTGGGGGCGGTGGAAAAATCGCGCATTATCGACGGCAAGTCCATTGTTCCCGGTGACGTGGTTCTGGGTCTGGCTTCCAGCGGCGCCCACTCCAATGGCTACTCCCTGATTCGCAAGATTCTCAAGCACGCCAACGCCAAGCCTACCGACGAGCTGGATGGCCGTCCTTTGGCTGACGTGGTCATGGAACCCACCCGCATCTACGTGAAATCCGTGCTGGCCGCTTTGGCTGCCCACGGTGCAGACATCAAGGGTCTGGCTCACATTACGGGCGGCGGCTTGTTGGAGAACGTGCCTCGCATTCTGCAAAAGCACCTGACTGCCCGCCTGAAACGTGATTCCTGGACCATGCCTGCTTTGTTCCAGTGGTTGCAGAGCAACGGTAACGTGGCCGACGAAGAAATGTACCGCGTGTTCAACTGCGGTATCGGCATGATCATCATCGTTCCTGCAGACAAGGCAGAGGCCATCAGCGCCACCTTGTCCGAGCAAGGCGAAACCGTCTATCAATTGGGCGAAATCCTTGAGCGTCAGGAAGGTCAGGCTCAGACTGAAGTGGTCTGA
- the hda gene encoding DnaA regulatory inactivator Hda → MTEQLILDISPAPPASLDNFVAGANQAALQALRQCSPGRAVYLWGPPGAGRTHLLRAMASQDDSRYFSSDTPSQPIFDIATDDKAPPGLVAIDDIERFDEHGQAAVFALYNRWRESATRQDAFTLLVSGDRAPKTMSVREDLRTRLGWDLVFRLEYLSDAHRAEAMQQRAAARGLQLQAEVLSWILTHYDRDMNRLSALIDALDNYSLVKKRPITLPLLKELLANSQTQSSR, encoded by the coding sequence ATGACCGAGCAACTGATTCTGGATATATCTCCAGCACCGCCTGCCTCTTTGGACAACTTTGTTGCCGGAGCGAATCAGGCTGCGTTGCAGGCTCTGCGTCAGTGCAGTCCAGGACGCGCGGTTTACCTGTGGGGACCGCCCGGCGCAGGTCGAACACATCTGCTACGGGCGATGGCCAGTCAAGACGACAGTCGCTATTTTAGTTCAGATACTCCCTCCCAGCCCATCTTTGACATCGCCACCGATGACAAAGCCCCTCCCGGCCTTGTGGCCATCGACGATATCGAACGATTTGACGAGCACGGACAGGCTGCCGTATTTGCACTGTACAATCGCTGGCGCGAGTCGGCCACCCGGCAAGACGCCTTCACGCTGCTGGTATCCGGAGACCGGGCTCCCAAAACCATGTCGGTGCGCGAGGACTTGCGCACCCGCCTGGGTTGGGACCTGGTATTCAGACTGGAATACCTGTCGGACGCCCACCGAGCCGAAGCCATGCAACAGCGGGCCGCTGCCCGCGGTCTGCAACTGCAAGCGGAAGTGCTTAGCTGGATACTGACTCACTACGATCGCGATATGAACCGCTTGAGCGCACTGATCGATGCGCTGGACAACTATTCACTGGTAAAGAAACGCCCCATCACTTTACCCCTGCTCAAAGAACTTCTGGCCAATAGCCAGACCCAATCTTCTCGTTGA
- the folK gene encoding 2-amino-4-hydroxy-6-hydroxymethyldihydropteridine diphosphokinase, with the protein MGANLGEARQTLETAAAELAATVGVQDLTLAHFYSTAPVDSSGPDYVNTVVRFSCKLTPEALLDRLQAIEQEHGRTRLYRNAPRTLDLDLLLYGQAQIQTERLIVPHPRMHERAFVLVPLADLAPELELAQGHINALLESVRGQGIRRLD; encoded by the coding sequence ATGGGCGCGAATCTGGGCGAAGCACGACAGACCCTGGAAACTGCAGCGGCTGAACTAGCCGCTACTGTGGGCGTCCAGGATCTGACGCTGGCCCACTTCTACAGCACGGCTCCCGTCGATTCCAGTGGCCCGGACTACGTCAATACCGTCGTGCGCTTCTCCTGCAAGCTGACTCCCGAAGCCTTGCTGGACAGACTGCAAGCCATCGAGCAAGAGCACGGTCGTACACGCCTGTACCGCAATGCACCCCGTACCCTGGATCTGGACCTATTGCTTTACGGGCAAGCGCAGATCCAGACAGAACGACTGATCGTGCCCCATCCCCGCATGCACGAGCGTGCCTTTGTGCTGGTTCCGCTGGCCGATCTGGCCCCTGAACTTGAACTGGCTCAAGGGCACATAAACGCCCTGCTGGAGTCGGTAAGAGGCCAAGGTATCCGGCGTCTGGACTAA
- the pcnB gene encoding polynucleotide adenylyltransferase PcnB, with amino-acid sequence MLKRTIKTFVDRLLKPAKSARPKGPRRYTREEHGIDRRLVSRHAIKVCEVLNHEGYQAYVVGGAVRDLLVGLEPKDFDVATNATPEQIRPLFRRARIIGRRFRLVHVVFGQEIIETSTFRADDSGKQTDEHGRILRDNEYGTIEDDAARRDFTLNALYYDPLTETVIDYHNGVADLKDRQVRIIGDAQTRYREDPVRMLRAVRFASKLDATIEPTTDAPIRSLSRLIENVPESRLADETLKLLNCGHAMDCIQRLQALDLHSKLLPMVEPVQRLPGGSEFLDMALARTDTRVRAGKSVSPSFIYACLLWKLVKQEWDRRSAQDMHPQQALLEAADLILEKQSRIMPIQKRFQSDMREIWFMQPRFERIANRAIWRMTEQPRFRAAVDFLQLRAEAKEVDSVQAQWWMDLADAGDEERSNMIAVRKPAGTAATGSRSGQRRTRRRRSNAKRSNATGASES; translated from the coding sequence ATGCTCAAGCGAACAATAAAAACATTTGTCGACCGGCTGCTCAAACCAGCCAAAAGCGCGCGTCCCAAAGGGCCGCGCCGCTACACACGGGAAGAACATGGCATAGACCGGCGTCTGGTCTCGCGCCATGCCATCAAAGTGTGTGAGGTCCTGAACCACGAAGGCTATCAAGCCTATGTCGTGGGTGGTGCGGTACGCGATTTGCTGGTGGGCCTGGAGCCCAAGGACTTTGACGTGGCCACCAACGCCACACCCGAGCAAATCCGCCCCCTGTTCCGCCGCGCCCGCATCATTGGCCGCCGCTTCCGCCTGGTTCACGTGGTGTTTGGCCAGGAAATCATCGAAACCTCGACTTTCCGGGCTGACGATAGCGGCAAGCAAACCGACGAACATGGCCGCATCCTGCGCGACAACGAGTACGGCACCATTGAAGACGATGCCGCACGCCGTGACTTCACGCTGAACGCGCTGTACTACGATCCCCTGACCGAAACCGTTATCGACTACCACAACGGGGTAGCCGATCTGAAAGACCGTCAGGTGCGCATTATTGGCGATGCGCAAACCCGCTATCGCGAAGACCCGGTCCGCATGCTGCGTGCCGTGCGCTTTGCCTCCAAGCTGGATGCCACCATCGAACCCACAACGGACGCGCCAATTCGCTCCTTGTCGCGCCTGATCGAAAATGTGCCCGAATCCCGCCTGGCTGACGAAACACTCAAGCTGCTGAACTGCGGCCACGCCATGGACTGCATCCAGCGCCTGCAGGCTCTGGATCTGCACAGCAAGCTCTTGCCCATGGTGGAACCGGTTCAGCGCCTGCCCGGTGGCTCGGAGTTTCTGGATATGGCCCTGGCCCGCACCGACACCCGCGTTCGCGCTGGCAAATCCGTCAGCCCCAGCTTTATCTATGCGTGCCTGCTCTGGAAGCTGGTCAAGCAGGAGTGGGACCGACGCAGCGCCCAGGACATGCACCCCCAGCAAGCCTTGTTGGAAGCCGCCGACCTGATTCTTGAGAAACAAAGCCGCATCATGCCGATTCAAAAACGCTTCCAATCGGACATGCGCGAAATCTGGTTCATGCAGCCCCGTTTTGAACGCATCGCCAATCGCGCCATCTGGCGCATGACGGAACAACCTCGTTTCCGTGCCGCTGTGGACTTTTTACAACTACGCGCTGAAGCCAAAGAGGTCGACAGCGTGCAGGCACAATGGTGGATGGATCTGGCCGATGCCGGTGACGAAGAACGCAGCAATATGATTGCCGTGCGTAAACCCGCTGGCACCGCCGCCACTGGCTCACGCAGCGGTCAGCGCCGTACACGCCGCCGACGCTCCAATGCCAAGCGCAGCAACGCAACAGGTGCAAGCGAATCGTGA
- a CDS encoding HAD family hydrolase → MTASSFIALFDLDHTLLPLDSDYQWADFLARTGRVGDPAEAIRLNEDLMERYNQGLLTAEESAEFMLGLLTNASQEELLAWQDEFMQAVILPSISPAARELLAQHQDQGHLVAIVTATNEFVTRPIAAALGVDHLIATTPEMKNGRYTGKISGVPSFQAGKITRVEQWLQTMDKSLGDFERSWFYSDSPNDLPLMEVVTDPVATNPSDKLRAVATERNWVVIDLFADMMDSKS, encoded by the coding sequence ATGACTGCTTCTTCTTTTATTGCCCTGTTTGATCTAGACCACACCCTGCTTCCTTTAGATAGCGACTACCAGTGGGCTGACTTCCTGGCCCGCACGGGCCGTGTTGGTGACCCTGCCGAAGCCATCCGTCTGAATGAAGACCTGATGGAACGCTATAACCAAGGATTGTTGACGGCCGAAGAATCGGCCGAATTCATGTTGGGCCTGCTCACCAATGCCAGCCAGGAAGAGCTGCTGGCCTGGCAAGACGAATTCATGCAGGCCGTGATCCTGCCCTCGATCAGCCCCGCTGCCCGCGAACTGCTGGCCCAGCATCAGGACCAAGGGCATCTGGTGGCGATTGTGACAGCCACCAACGAGTTTGTGACACGTCCTATTGCCGCTGCACTGGGCGTAGACCACCTGATCGCCACTACCCCTGAAATGAAAAATGGTCGCTACACCGGCAAGATCAGCGGTGTGCCCAGCTTCCAGGCTGGCAAAATTACCCGTGTGGAACAATGGCTGCAAACCATGGACAAATCCCTGGGCGACTTCGAGCGCAGTTGGTTCTACAGCGACTCACCCAACGATCTTCCCCTGATGGAAGTGGTGACCGACCCTGTGGCTACCAACCCCAGCGACAAGCTGCGCGCTGTGGCTACCGAACGCAATTGGGTCGTCATCGATTTGTTCGCTGACATGATGGACAGCAAATCGTAA